A genome region from Archaeoglobus fulgidus DSM 4304 includes the following:
- a CDS encoding acetoacetate--CoA ligase, producing the protein MEPKILWEPDSEFIKNSNLAEFVEWLSSNKGLDFVVSENARENVENYKNLWKWSVENLEDFWESVWEFFEIKSYSDYKTVLDERKMPGAKWFEGATLNYAEHAFLKAGEGEAVVYVREDGLRRALTWSELERQTAAFAAWLKDMGVKKGDRVVAYCSQVPEAVIALLATASIGAIWAAVGGEVAPRAVIDRFKQLEPKVLIASDGHFYNGKEFNKLEDIKTVVSGIPSLERVVLIPNLYESHDLKLSIPLHYWEETVDRKEKLTFEPLPFDHPLWVLYTSGTTGIPKPIVHGHGGITVEIFKGSFHMDFKEGDRFLWYSPPSWMMWNTVVSGLLAGATIVFYDGSPLYNFLQPLWQICEKEKLNIFGTSAPFLHGCMKFGLQPGSQYDLSSLRMVGSTAAPLSPEGFEWVYRNVKEDVWLNSASGGTDVMTGFVGGCPILPVWSGELQCRWLGTKVEAYNIEGKPVINEVGELVIELPMPSMPLYFWNDKDFSWYKESYFSMFPNVWWHGDWLMITDRGTAIIFGRSDSTIKRKGVRMGTLDFYKVVESMNEIISSLVVEVKGKIFLFVVPAHGIEVNEELKEKINRALKENLGAYFVADYIIPVPDIPMTLNYKKLEVPIKKILLGWEVEKAVNLDSIMNPDAVFKVVEAAKPYVEQLEGE; encoded by the coding sequence ATGGAGCCGAAAATTTTGTGGGAGCCGGATTCGGAGTTTATCAAAAACTCCAATCTGGCCGAGTTTGTTGAGTGGCTTTCTTCAAACAAGGGTCTCGATTTTGTGGTTTCAGAGAATGCGAGGGAGAACGTTGAGAACTACAAGAACCTCTGGAAGTGGTCTGTGGAGAACCTTGAGGACTTCTGGGAGAGCGTGTGGGAGTTCTTTGAGATTAAGAGCTACAGCGATTACAAGACTGTTCTCGATGAAAGGAAGATGCCGGGAGCAAAGTGGTTTGAGGGGGCAACGCTGAACTATGCGGAGCATGCCTTTTTGAAGGCTGGTGAGGGAGAAGCGGTTGTTTACGTTAGAGAGGACGGTTTGAGGAGGGCTTTAACATGGAGCGAGCTGGAGAGGCAGACTGCAGCCTTTGCTGCTTGGCTTAAAGATATGGGTGTAAAGAAGGGAGACAGGGTTGTTGCCTACTGCAGTCAGGTTCCTGAAGCGGTTATTGCATTGCTGGCAACGGCGAGCATTGGTGCAATCTGGGCGGCCGTTGGTGGTGAGGTTGCGCCAAGGGCTGTTATTGACAGGTTCAAGCAGCTTGAGCCAAAGGTTCTGATCGCATCTGATGGCCACTTCTACAACGGGAAGGAGTTCAACAAGCTGGAGGACATTAAGACCGTTGTCAGCGGCATCCCGAGCCTTGAGAGGGTTGTCTTGATTCCCAACCTCTACGAGTCCCACGACCTGAAGCTTAGCATCCCACTCCACTATTGGGAAGAGACGGTTGATAGAAAGGAGAAGCTCACCTTCGAGCCTCTGCCCTTTGACCATCCACTATGGGTTCTTTACACCTCAGGAACAACAGGAATTCCGAAGCCCATTGTTCACGGGCATGGGGGGATAACGGTCGAGATCTTCAAGGGCTCCTTCCACATGGACTTCAAGGAGGGCGACCGCTTCCTGTGGTACTCCCCGCCCTCATGGATGATGTGGAACACTGTTGTTAGCGGTCTCCTCGCTGGAGCTACCATTGTCTTCTACGATGGCAGCCCGCTTTACAACTTCCTCCAGCCGCTGTGGCAGATATGCGAGAAGGAGAAGCTGAACATCTTCGGAACGAGTGCTCCCTTCCTCCACGGCTGCATGAAATTCGGCCTGCAGCCCGGCTCGCAGTACGATTTGAGCAGCTTGAGAATGGTTGGCTCCACCGCCGCCCCGCTATCGCCTGAGGGCTTTGAGTGGGTTTACAGGAATGTTAAGGAGGACGTATGGCTGAACTCTGCAAGCGGCGGGACGGATGTGATGACGGGCTTTGTTGGAGGCTGCCCAATTCTCCCCGTCTGGAGTGGAGAGCTTCAGTGCAGGTGGCTGGGGACGAAAGTTGAGGCTTACAACATTGAAGGCAAGCCTGTAATCAATGAAGTGGGAGAGCTTGTCATCGAGCTCCCGATGCCCTCAATGCCCCTCTACTTCTGGAATGACAAGGACTTCAGCTGGTATAAAGAGAGCTACTTCAGCATGTTCCCCAACGTCTGGTGGCACGGGGACTGGCTGATGATTACAGACAGAGGAACGGCAATAATCTTCGGCCGCTCTGATTCAACAATCAAGAGAAAGGGAGTTAGAATGGGAACTCTGGACTTCTACAAGGTTGTCGAGAGTATGAACGAAATTATCAGCAGCCTCGTTGTTGAGGTCAAGGGCAAGATTTTCCTCTTCGTGGTTCCAGCACATGGAATTGAGGTCAACGAGGAGCTTAAGGAGAAGATAAACAGAGCCTTGAAAGAGAATCTCGGAGCCTACTTCGTTGCGGACTACATTATTCCAGTGCCCGACATTCCAATGACTTTGAACTACAAGAAGCTGGAGGTGCCGATAAAGAAGATTCTGCTCGGCTGGGAAGTGGAGAAGGCAGTGAACCTTGACAGCATAATGAATCCTGATGCCGTTTTCAAGGTCGTTGAGGCTGCAAAGCCCTACGTGGAGCAGCTGGAGGGAGAATGA
- a CDS encoding transcriptional regulator, with protein sequence MKPHCVMMVKYVLPALRAKVALELIDRGYRVKDVADLLGLTQAAVSQYLKSKRGQRGLDIIKKSDGAKRIVRELVDDLVAGRITIEDEVDYLCRVCEILREEGLIEEEMYSV encoded by the coding sequence ATGAAACCGCACTGCGTGATGATGGTGAAATACGTACTCCCCGCCCTGAGGGCGAAGGTTGCGCTTGAGCTAATAGATAGAGGTTACAGGGTAAAGGATGTTGCAGATTTGCTCGGGTTGACACAGGCAGCAGTTTCGCAGTACCTCAAGAGCAAAAGGGGACAGAGGGGGCTGGACATCATAAAGAAATCCGATGGGGCGAAGAGAATTGTAAGAGAGCTCGTGGATGACCTCGTAGCAGGAAGAATTACCATCGAAGACGAGGTGGATTACCTCTGCAGAGTTTGCGAGATTCTCAGAGAGGAGGGGCTCATCGAGGAAGAGATGTATTCCGTTTGA
- the pscS gene encoding O-phospho-L-seryl-tRNA:Cys-tRNA synthase, translated as MLSKPMELLRPSKGMINVHPIQRGGILTEEARKVLLEWGDGYSMCDICLEGRVDLLDKPPVKRFKEEVAEFLGMDEVRFTAGARHAKFVAMSGFKGALVVDSLAHYTTYIAAELNGLRVYEVPNTGYPEFRIEAESYTDVFEKVKEETGDYPAVALLTHADYKYGNLADAKKVAEICRDYGIPLILNTAYTSGIMEVSGRETGCDFIVASGHKSWAATAPIGILATTFEFAERVFRVSEVRGNWSGRAFTKKEVALFGCSPVYGLPLVTLMASFPVVKERVKRWKEEVEKARWFVEEMEKIEGVMLLGERPKNHTLMNFETPSFNLIAKKHRRKGYFLYHELKERGIFGVQPGMTRNVKLNVYGLSWEEVERVAEAFKEIAEKYGLEVED; from the coding sequence ATGTTAAGTAAGCCTATGGAACTGCTGAGACCATCAAAGGGAATGATTAACGTTCATCCCATTCAAAGAGGAGGAATTCTGACTGAAGAGGCGAGGAAGGTGCTTTTAGAGTGGGGGGATGGCTACAGCATGTGTGATATCTGCCTTGAGGGCAGAGTTGACCTGCTGGACAAACCGCCAGTCAAGAGGTTCAAGGAAGAGGTTGCGGAGTTTCTCGGTATGGATGAAGTGAGGTTCACCGCTGGGGCGAGGCATGCGAAGTTCGTGGCGATGAGCGGGTTTAAGGGGGCTTTGGTGGTGGACTCCCTCGCCCACTACACTACCTACATTGCAGCAGAACTCAATGGCCTGAGAGTTTACGAGGTTCCCAACACGGGCTATCCTGAGTTCAGGATAGAGGCTGAGAGTTATACGGATGTTTTCGAGAAGGTTAAGGAGGAGACCGGAGATTATCCCGCCGTTGCACTGCTAACCCACGCCGACTACAAATACGGGAATCTGGCAGATGCTAAGAAGGTTGCGGAAATATGCAGGGATTACGGGATTCCGCTTATTTTGAACACAGCCTACACCTCAGGGATTATGGAGGTGAGTGGAAGGGAAACGGGATGCGACTTTATTGTTGCAAGCGGGCACAAAAGCTGGGCCGCAACAGCACCCATCGGAATTCTCGCAACAACTTTTGAGTTCGCTGAAAGGGTTTTCAGGGTTTCTGAAGTGAGGGGAAACTGGAGCGGCAGGGCTTTCACCAAGAAGGAGGTTGCCCTTTTCGGCTGCTCTCCAGTTTACGGCCTTCCCCTTGTAACCCTTATGGCCTCCTTTCCAGTAGTAAAGGAGAGGGTGAAGAGATGGAAGGAGGAGGTTGAGAAGGCAAGGTGGTTTGTTGAGGAGATGGAAAAGATTGAGGGTGTTATGCTTCTGGGGGAGAGGCCGAAGAACCACACGCTCATGAACTTCGAAACTCCGTCCTTTAACTTAATAGCTAAAAAGCACAGGCGGAAGGGATACTTCCTCTATCACGAGCTTAAGGAGAGGGGAATTTTTGGTGTGCAGCCGGGAATGACGAGGAACGTTAAGCTCAACGTTTACGGCCTGAGCTGGGAGGAGGTTGAGAGGGTTGCTGAGGCCTTCAAGGAGATTGCCGAGAAATATGGCCTGGAGGTGGAAGATTGA
- a CDS encoding c-type cytochrome, with product MEKSEIVVAIIAVVVVAFFLLNFLTPYGYMPMMGYGGYPMGGYNPMMGYSDERYYPPGCCQGPAEFSSNGEKIYFTGINEKGERIPFTGGPQWLVMHGGSCVNCHGRDGRGGLVPMMCNEKAPDIRYSALTEEEMSDEEIRIAITKGEHDNETLDWCMPRWQMSDEDLNDIIAYLKELG from the coding sequence ATGGAAAAGTCCGAAATTGTTGTTGCGATAATTGCAGTCGTGGTTGTGGCGTTCTTCCTGCTGAACTTCTTAACCCCCTACGGCTACATGCCTATGATGGGCTACGGTGGCTACCCAATGGGTGGCTACAACCCGATGATGGGCTACAGTGATGAGCGCTACTACCCACCGGGCTGCTGTCAGGGTCCTGCTGAGTTCAGTTCAAATGGAGAAAAAATTTACTTCACGGGAATTAACGAGAAGGGAGAGAGAATCCCCTTTACAGGTGGTCCTCAATGGCTGGTGATGCATGGGGGAAGCTGCGTGAACTGCCATGGCAGGGATGGAAGGGGAGGGCTTGTGCCGATGATGTGCAATGAAAAGGCTCCAGACATAAGATACTCCGCCTTAACTGAAGAGGAGATGAGTGACGAGGAGATCAGAATTGCAATCACAAAGGGGGAGCATGATAACGAAACCCTCGACTGGTGCATGCCAAGGTGGCAGATGAGCGATGAGGACTTGAACGATATCATAGCCTATCTGAAGGAACTCGGCTGA
- a CDS encoding DsrE family protein, with product MAKLLYVQTSGIDTPERLYAPFVLAMTAKAMGDDAIIYFVIKGVTVVKKDNAEKIKMGNFPPLSELMKQARESGVEMMVCDRSSELLGIDKGEIVDGVKIVGAATLNQLVLEADGVLYF from the coding sequence ATGGCGAAGCTGCTTTACGTTCAGACGAGCGGTATCGACACTCCCGAAAGGCTCTACGCTCCCTTCGTCCTCGCAATGACCGCCAAGGCCATGGGAGATGATGCAATCATTTACTTTGTTATCAAGGGTGTAACAGTTGTTAAAAAGGATAATGCTGAGAAAATTAAGATGGGAAACTTTCCGCCGCTGAGTGAGTTAATGAAACAGGCAAGGGAAAGCGGGGTTGAGATGATGGTTTGCGACAGAAGCTCCGAACTCCTTGGGATTGATAAGGGAGAGATTGTTGATGGTGTCAAGATTGTAGGTGCTGCAACGCTCAACCAGCTCGTTCTTGAGGCGGATGGTGTGCTCTATTTCTGA
- a CDS encoding cysteine desulfurase family protein gives MPYFDYASTKPVDERVVEAMLPYMTEHFGNPSSVHSYGFKAREVIEEARGKISELINGGGGDIVFTSGATESNNLALIGYAMRNARKGKHVLVSSIEHMSVINPAKYLQKQGFEVEFIPVDKYGTVDLEFIEEKIREDTILVSVQHANNEIGTIQPIKEISEIINGRAALHVDATASLGQIEVDVEKIGADMLTISSNDIYGPKGVGALWVRQGVRLQPIILGGGQEKGLRSGSENVPAIVGFGKAAEITAKEWGEEAGRLRRLRDRIIDNVLKIEESYLNGHPEKRLPNNVNVRFSYIEGESIVLSLDMAGIQASTGSACSSKTLQPSHVLMACGLKHEEAHGTLLLTLGRYNTDEDVDRLLEVLPGVIERLRSMSPLYRR, from the coding sequence ATGCCCTACTTTGACTACGCCTCCACAAAGCCTGTGGATGAGAGGGTTGTTGAAGCAATGCTTCCCTACATGACCGAGCACTTCGGAAATCCTTCCTCAGTCCACTCCTACGGCTTTAAAGCAAGAGAGGTGATTGAGGAGGCAAGGGGGAAGATTTCGGAGCTGATAAATGGTGGTGGCGGGGACATCGTTTTCACCTCAGGTGCCACGGAGTCCAACAACCTCGCTCTCATTGGATATGCGATGAGAAACGCCAGAAAGGGTAAGCACGTTCTCGTTTCATCAATTGAGCACATGTCCGTCATAAATCCGGCAAAGTATCTTCAGAAGCAGGGATTTGAGGTTGAATTCATCCCAGTGGACAAATACGGCACCGTCGACCTTGAATTTATTGAGGAGAAAATCAGGGAAGACACGATTCTTGTTTCTGTTCAGCATGCAAACAACGAAATTGGAACGATTCAGCCCATAAAGGAGATTTCAGAAATAATTAACGGTAGAGCAGCTCTGCACGTTGATGCTACAGCCTCTCTCGGGCAAATTGAGGTGGATGTTGAGAAGATCGGTGCTGATATGCTGACTATTTCAAGCAACGACATTTACGGCCCCAAAGGAGTGGGGGCGCTTTGGGTAAGGCAGGGAGTGAGGTTGCAGCCGATAATTCTCGGAGGTGGGCAGGAAAAAGGGCTCAGGAGTGGTAGTGAAAACGTTCCTGCGATAGTTGGATTTGGTAAAGCCGCTGAAATCACCGCAAAGGAGTGGGGAGAGGAGGCTGGGAGGCTCAGAAGGTTGAGAGATAGGATAATCGATAACGTTCTGAAAATTGAGGAAAGCTACCTAAACGGCCATCCTGAAAAAAGGCTGCCCAACAATGTAAACGTGAGATTCAGCTACATTGAGGGAGAGTCAATCGTTTTGAGCCTTGACATGGCGGGAATTCAGGCTTCAACCGGCTCGGCGTGCAGCTCAAAAACCTTGCAGCCAAGCCATGTTCTCATGGCGTGTGGGCTGAAGCATGAGGAGGCGCACGGCACTCTGCTTTTGACGCTGGGCAGATACAACACTGACGAAGATGTTGACAGGCTGCTTGAGGTGCTGCCGGGCGTGATTGAGAGGCTGAGGAGCATGTCTCCTCTCTACAGGAGGTGA
- the nifU gene encoding Fe-S cluster assembly scaffold protein NifU — protein sequence MYSDKVFDHFQNPRNVGKIEDADGVGTVGNPVCGDLMTIYIKVKDNRIEDIKFQTFGCAAAIATSSMATEMAKGKTIEEALKITRDAVAEALGGLPKQKMHCSNLAADALRRAIVDYFRKNGKIDKIKELGLEKELEKMEKGEMDDHGEYCEA from the coding sequence ATGTATAGTGATAAGGTTTTCGACCACTTCCAGAATCCGAGGAATGTTGGAAAAATTGAGGATGCTGATGGTGTAGGAACTGTCGGCAATCCAGTTTGCGGGGATTTGATGACCATTTACATTAAAGTGAAGGACAACAGAATTGAGGATATCAAGTTCCAGACCTTTGGCTGCGCTGCTGCCATTGCAACCAGCAGCATGGCCACTGAGATGGCGAAGGGGAAAACTATAGAGGAAGCTCTGAAAATTACAAGAGATGCTGTTGCCGAAGCCCTTGGCGGTTTGCCGAAGCAGAAAATGCACTGCTCCAACTTGGCCGCAGATGCGCTGAGGAGGGCAATAGTTGACTACTTTAGAAAAAATGGAAAAATTGATAAGATAAAAGAGTTAGGTCTGGAAAAGGAACTTGAGAAGATGGAGAAGGGTGAGATGGACGACCACGGAGAGTATTGTGAGGCTTGA
- a CDS encoding sulfurtransferase TusA family protein has product MKQVDCIGLYCPEPVFRARKAMEESEVGEIIEILADDPAAESDIPVLVKKLGQELVEFEKLEDGVLRFVVKIVKEVR; this is encoded by the coding sequence ATGAAACAGGTTGACTGTATCGGCCTCTACTGCCCCGAACCCGTATTCAGGGCGAGGAAGGCAATGGAAGAGTCAGAGGTTGGGGAAATTATAGAAATTCTTGCAGACGACCCTGCTGCAGAATCGGACATCCCAGTTTTGGTTAAAAAGCTCGGTCAGGAGCTTGTCGAGTTTGAAAAGCTTGAGGATGGGGTTTTGAGGTTTGTTGTAAAAATTGTAAAGGAGGTGAGGTAG
- a CDS encoding DUF169 domain-containing protein — MSFRRYFQLRYSPVGVKLLETEDGEVMDRFCSAVREATNRRVIAKAFNCAGAEVSLFLEPLKGFEAQGILIEPYNEKGDYDVVLVIATPEKVMEISRAFRQVFGDLLVARFSGSRAVCGEATADVIKEGEPNVSFLCEGARVLGGYSSEEVVVGFPAELFRRFERELVTGKLKALCGCLTDDLPEHVKKKFMSMGFDKATDHFMGYINGKIVSVYVFRGDVSDRVAIYTSLKFRSEEETEKALEAFDDGEIIAYRREKWLEVSKVLKLEEDIARAVKRPEFERWFLDEVEGLVKLVKTKTA; from the coding sequence TTGAGCTTCAGGAGGTATTTTCAGCTCAGATACAGCCCTGTTGGAGTGAAGCTGCTTGAAACCGAGGATGGAGAAGTCATGGACAGGTTCTGCTCCGCAGTGAGAGAGGCGACAAACAGGAGGGTAATTGCAAAGGCCTTCAACTGTGCTGGAGCAGAGGTTTCCCTTTTTCTTGAGCCTCTGAAGGGATTTGAGGCTCAGGGCATCCTCATCGAGCCCTACAATGAAAAGGGAGATTACGATGTCGTGCTGGTCATAGCTACCCCCGAAAAGGTGATGGAGATTTCAAGAGCTTTCAGGCAGGTTTTTGGAGATTTACTGGTAGCAAGGTTTAGCGGTAGCAGAGCGGTTTGCGGTGAGGCAACGGCGGATGTTATCAAAGAGGGGGAGCCCAACGTCTCCTTTCTGTGCGAGGGGGCGAGGGTTCTCGGAGGTTACAGCAGCGAGGAGGTCGTGGTGGGCTTTCCAGCTGAACTCTTCAGAAGATTCGAAAGGGAGCTTGTGACAGGGAAGCTGAAGGCCCTTTGTGGATGTTTGACTGACGACCTCCCCGAACACGTCAAAAAGAAGTTCATGTCCATGGGGTTTGATAAAGCCACTGACCACTTCATGGGCTATATCAACGGCAAAATCGTCAGCGTTTACGTCTTCAGAGGTGACGTTTCGGATAGAGTGGCCATATACACAAGCTTAAAGTTCAGAAGTGAGGAGGAGACCGAAAAAGCTCTTGAAGCCTTTGATGACGGAGAAATCATAGCTTACAGAAGGGAAAAATGGTTGGAGGTCTCAAAAGTTCTTAAGCTGGAAGAAGATATAGCAAGGGCTGTCAAAAGACCTGAATTCGAGCGCTGGTTTTTGGATGAGGTTGAGGGGCTGGTTAAGCTCGTTAAAACGAAGACTGCATGA
- a CDS encoding DsrE/DsrF/DrsH-like family protein produces the protein MSDRINGIIVHSGQWDRIYHAFSIASVLASMGEEVQVFLTYWALRNICRGEKVFDGDEERQAIESGIKRGILRELEQLVNLGKSFGRMRIIACSGSMELFGLREDELPEWVDKVGGLTEVLGGDNFIFV, from the coding sequence ATGTCTGACAGAATTAACGGAATCATAGTCCACAGCGGACAGTGGGACAGAATTTACCATGCATTCAGCATAGCATCGGTTCTCGCATCAATGGGCGAGGAAGTGCAGGTTTTTCTCACCTACTGGGCTCTGAGAAATATATGCAGAGGAGAGAAGGTTTTCGATGGAGATGAGGAAAGACAGGCAATTGAGAGCGGCATCAAAAGAGGTATTTTGAGAGAGCTGGAGCAACTTGTGAATCTCGGAAAGTCGTTCGGACGGATGCGAATCATTGCGTGCTCCGGCAGCATGGAGCTTTTCGGTCTCAGAGAGGATGAGCTACCGGAATGGGTGGACAAGGTCGGCGGGCTGACAGAGGTTCTTGGCGGTGACAACTTCATCTTCGTTTGA
- a CDS encoding long-chain-fatty-acid--CoA ligase: MRYNLTIKKTLFFPLHAFPNKEIVYRDINRYTYRRFYERLQRVASSLENIGARGAKIAFIDWNTHQYLEGMFAIPMMGSILHCVNLRLAPEEIVYTMRYVEDDFVVIRDEFLPLAEKLAPHVPSVKGWIVTGDDVDKVETSLKPVYIWEDLVKEGSSYDFPELDEHETAVVYFTSGTTGLPKAVHFSHRQVVMQCIINGLALSANESPARMSSADTIMHIPPFFHGMGWTFPYLATMLGMKQVLPGRYEPQVMLDLIKNEGVTFAGGVPVFLKMLIEHPEAEKYKDALSKFKFVCDGEHPQRVLFERAKQLGIKMIEAFGMSEGVGFTFAVLKDHMLDWDWERQVEYLNKAGLPAPFVEVRIVDDEGKEVPRDFQTMGEILIRSPGLTEGYWKNPEKTAESWDEEGWFHTGDLGVWDEEGYILILDRAKDVIKSGGEWISSVRLEGYILEHPAVSEAAVVAARSEKWSERPIAVVVPKPGMSVTEKEIIDFLMKNFVETGKMAKWWLPDRVFIVDEMPRTTVGKINKRAIREKYKDLVLP, translated from the coding sequence ATGAGGTACAACCTGACCATAAAGAAGACCCTCTTTTTCCCCCTGCACGCCTTTCCGAACAAGGAGATAGTCTACAGGGACATCAACAGATACACCTACAGGAGATTCTACGAAAGGTTGCAGAGAGTTGCCAGCTCCCTTGAAAATATTGGGGCTAGGGGAGCGAAGATTGCCTTCATAGACTGGAACACGCACCAGTATCTGGAAGGGATGTTCGCCATTCCAATGATGGGCAGCATTCTGCACTGCGTAAACCTAAGACTGGCTCCAGAAGAGATAGTTTACACGATGCGCTACGTCGAGGACGACTTTGTTGTTATCAGGGACGAGTTTCTGCCCTTGGCCGAGAAGCTCGCTCCCCATGTGCCATCAGTGAAGGGCTGGATAGTGACGGGCGATGATGTGGACAAAGTCGAGACAAGCCTCAAGCCGGTTTACATCTGGGAGGATCTTGTTAAGGAGGGTTCGAGCTACGATTTTCCTGAGCTTGACGAGCATGAAACGGCGGTGGTTTACTTCACCTCAGGCACCACAGGATTGCCTAAGGCTGTCCACTTCTCCCACAGGCAGGTGGTGATGCAGTGCATAATCAACGGCCTTGCCCTTTCAGCCAATGAATCCCCAGCGAGGATGAGCTCTGCAGACACCATAATGCACATCCCGCCCTTCTTCCACGGAATGGGCTGGACTTTCCCGTATCTGGCAACAATGCTTGGAATGAAGCAGGTTCTGCCGGGAAGATATGAGCCTCAGGTAATGCTGGATTTGATAAAGAATGAGGGCGTTACCTTTGCAGGCGGGGTGCCGGTGTTCCTTAAAATGCTCATTGAGCATCCAGAGGCTGAGAAGTACAAGGATGCTCTGTCCAAGTTCAAGTTTGTGTGCGATGGTGAGCACCCGCAGAGAGTGCTTTTTGAGAGAGCTAAGCAGCTGGGCATAAAGATGATTGAAGCTTTTGGCATGTCTGAAGGAGTGGGGTTTACCTTTGCCGTTCTAAAGGACCACATGCTGGACTGGGACTGGGAGAGGCAGGTGGAGTATCTCAACAAGGCAGGCTTGCCCGCTCCCTTCGTTGAGGTCAGGATTGTTGACGATGAGGGCAAAGAGGTGCCGAGGGACTTCCAGACGATGGGTGAGATTCTCATCAGAAGTCCCGGCCTGACGGAGGGATACTGGAAGAATCCGGAGAAGACTGCTGAATCTTGGGATGAGGAAGGATGGTTCCACACCGGCGATTTGGGAGTGTGGGATGAGGAGGGCTACATCCTGATTCTCGACAGGGCTAAGGACGTCATAAAGAGTGGAGGCGAGTGGATAAGCTCCGTAAGGCTTGAGGGATACATTCTGGAGCATCCTGCTGTCAGCGAGGCTGCAGTAGTTGCTGCGAGGAGCGAGAAGTGGAGTGAGAGGCCCATAGCCGTCGTTGTGCCAAAGCCCGGGATGAGCGTGACAGAGAAGGAGATAATAGACTTCCTGATGAAGAACTTCGTTGAGACGGGAAAGATGGCGAAGTGGTGGCTGCCTGACAGGGTTTTCATTGTGGATGAGATGCCGAGAACCACTGTGGGCAAGATAAACAAGAGGGCGATAAGGGAGAAGTACAAGGACCTCGTACTCCCCTGA
- a CDS encoding MaoC/PaaZ C-terminal domain-containing protein, translating to MMQSLYFEDFQEGMELETVGRTVTEADIVMFAALTGDWNPIHVDAEYAKTTIFGQRIAHGTLTFSIMTGLLMRLGFLEETVVAFYGVDRLRFTNPVFIGDTIKARAKVVEKQDRGQFGVVKIEASVVKQTGDVVLNCILRVAVKKKG from the coding sequence ATGATGCAGAGCCTTTACTTTGAAGACTTTCAGGAAGGAATGGAGCTTGAAACTGTTGGGAGAACAGTAACGGAAGCGGACATAGTGATGTTCGCTGCCCTCACAGGAGACTGGAATCCCATACACGTTGATGCAGAATATGCGAAAACAACAATTTTTGGCCAGCGCATCGCCCACGGAACACTCACATTTTCCATCATGACCGGTTTGCTGATGAGGCTTGGATTTCTGGAGGAGACCGTTGTTGCCTTTTACGGCGTTGACAGGCTCCGCTTTACCAATCCCGTTTTCATTGGAGACACGATTAAGGCGAGAGCAAAGGTTGTGGAGAAGCAGGACAGGGGGCAGTTTGGTGTTGTGAAGATAGAAGCGAGTGTGGTTAAGCAGACAGGCGATGTGGTGCTGAACTGCATTCTGAGGGTTGCGGTGAAGAAGAAAGGCTGA